Below is a genomic region from Haliotis asinina isolate JCU_RB_2024 chromosome 14, JCU_Hal_asi_v2, whole genome shotgun sequence.
atacatatacataatagctggaatattgctgagtgcggcgtaaaactaaactcgcttgcTCGCTAAAAAACTCgctcacatatacatatacatatacataaattatatataatagtGTACATCACCTAGTACTTACCATTtctgatatggctgaaatattgccgatgtgatgtaaaattttaactcactcgctcactcgcatATTGTATCCGGAAGTTTGTGACGCATGTATTTCAGATTTTGCCTTTATTGGAGTACCAAGACAAAAAGTCAACTTAATGCGGACCGTGAGACTGGAACGTAGCAAAACATATTTGAGGTTGACAGAACATAATTAGCACATAAAAAGCTGCATTTGTATCCTATCCTAGGTGAGGCTGGCTACATTTTGAACACCCCACGTACCACCCCACCTGTCAGAACCCCAATGCCAAGTCAAcctacaaagttgaaaaaaacgagACGAAAAGAAGCCcgcaaaatcggagttcaaacgattcactaattttcccccagcgctggtcGAGAAAGCGGTGTCAGCAGCTATGCTGCGCCTCGCTcctaacgcatgcgcagtgaataggttcccggagcttgaaacagtatgcctgcccggagtatgaggtcctGAACAACTGTAATCTTGGTTGTttgcacaaacaagtaaataatctacccGTTACACAAAAAAGACATGTTGATTGTCACAAGCAAACTGTGTCACAGAGAAATCTCATTGTCtagtttattgacacctatatgtctgcctgcctgtcagctaatgacagtatgcaatgcacaacgTCTATCAttaaccacatgcaatttgaaattaacacccatcgggcttataagccatgACTAAACAGCCGGCTAAGCATATCGGCCAATGCAAAGGCTTCGTTACAAAGGCTTAGTGCACACCCACTGTCTCTGACTGCTTTCGGTATGCCGGCTTCTTCGTTTCGAAGGAAATAAACCCACGTataaaaaaatgtacttttgatttgcaattataagcttatataattttgtttatttgttgttgatttttaatcagcaatgcattttatatatgaataagtgataacagTGTTTTAAGTATTTTTGATATTTTCCTTGCATGTAACACTTTAAGGAAAATTTGTCAAGTATTTCTTCGTTACaattgagtgcacacccaccgtcTCCCACCGACTGGTTTCGGTATCGCGGCTTCTTCGTTTCGAAGGAAATAAACCCACGTataaaaaaatgtacttttgatttgcaattatacgcttatataattttgtttatttgttgttgatttttaatcagcaatgcattttatatatgaataagtgataacagtgttttaattatttttgataTTTTCCTTGCATGTAACACTTTAAGGAAAATTTGTCAAGTATTTCTTATCGCGCTAACAATATTTACAGTAGCAAATATTGTTGCTGTGACCTTGCAAACTATCTGGTGTTGGTGAATCTTGCCACAATTGCGTACCAACTTTGAATAAAATccatcatatatttttttacctGTCACCCAAACTACCTTATATAGTGTATGAAATGCAACGAAATATGCACACACTCGTATTTGCGAATGGTTAAAACTGTTATAACAAtttaagtaaatatttattacattttaccGCGATTAAAATTATTGCAATTTACATAATAATTTGGGTATAACACTCAACGTTCATTTTTATCACAATTTACCTCAATTGTCATCACAATTTACGTCTTTATTACAATTTATGTCACGGGGTATTTCAATTCGCTGCATATATAACAGTTTACGCCGTGTCAGTTATTCTTGGGCCACTGACAGTGTTccaaaataatcaaaatataatCCAAAATAATATTCCTTGTAAATATTCGATATTTCGATTTAAACCGTGCACCAAAACAGTGCCGTGAATGGTGATTTTGTTGTAAAAAAACTTATAATATTTCCGGTTCTGTAGTTAAGCCTTCTTGCAATATGCGGATGAAGCTGGAAATTGACACAAAATttaaaactacatgtacatttatgtTCGCGCTGCTATTTGGATATTATTTCGATATCAGAGGATTGGAGAGGAGGGGCATATATTTTAACATTCAACGATGGCTAGGTAGATATAGAGCgtgtatttttgtgattttcatgttacatattttgtacaatgcATATGTTTCCGAAATCGCGACGTCATGATAGTGCAGCACTGAGCGGCACATTAGATCAAGTCAGCTGACGGCCAGACACCATGATGGTTAAAAAAGCAGGCTGCGTATCGAGAAACCACAAACCTGTAGATCGAACCTGTAGATCGAGAAACCACAAAGTTTAGATAGAGAAACGGGCCTTACCCAGGCGTATGacctcatttatttatttattagcaCCAGTGACATTTTAAAAGGGACATAAGCCATGGtgtgtttagtgagtgagtgattgagttaatatttaacgtcacatcggcaatacttcagccatatcgtgacgggaacttaacactgaaatggaatatatgtgtaaccATGGTGCGTTTATGTCACAAATAGAACTCTATGTAAAAGTGCAAATCACGCACTGCAAACTCACCGGGTGGTGCATAAAACCTTCCTTAGATAAAGAGTTCATAAAGTGATATACAGAGAAAAGGAAAGTCAGATGTCCCAGAaacacgtgcacaagtgccgacaaagttattgattcattaTCCTTTACTGTGCCATCTCCATCCTTTCTTGAACACATGGCTCTTCCTTTCTTTGacctcctccctcgtaacagaCATGGAACTGtggaaatattttaatgacagtttgttaAGCAACTTTCTGTTGGCAATAAATTCTGAAAAACTGACAGAGTTGGTTTAACGTTTTGATTATCACTGCGTAAGTTTGTAATTCATCGGGCCACTTTTGAGTCTAACATACTTAAGAATGTGTGTTTTATGCCTTATTTGTGGCGTACCTCTCCTTAAGTGCCCAAAATATTAACTTTTGTTATGTTCGCATTTCAGAAACACCGAAACAGATCGCTATGTTTCCTCGCCTGGCTACGAAGATGATGAAAGCTTATTTTCTTGTCGTCATGGGCATATCAGTTGCTGCTCTTCTAGTGGCATTCAAATACTCGAAGATCTTTACACCACGAGACCGAGTCTACAACGACAAAACAAGGCCCATATCAGACAACGACACTGAACATAGCAACACACATCTACCTACAATTTGGACCCAAACTGTGACACCATCAGGAATTAGTGTTACAACCGACCATAACAGAAAACAGTCTAACAATACGCAGAGTATATCCCCCAACCCGAAAACAAAATTGAAAGTTCAAACTTGGAATCATCCTAACGATAACCCCTCATTTTTCAAACGTCGGGAACACAAAGTTACTCCATTGGATTTTAAGTTTATAGTAGCTAGTGACGTATGCTCTCATGGTCAGACGGATTTAATTATCCTTGTGCTGTCAGTGACCACACACAGAGATTGGAGGAACTCGATACGTAAGACCTGGGGTAGCTTCACACATAATAACACATGGGCAGGTACATCCTTATCATTTGTTGTCagacttgtgtttcttttcggAGAaactggaaatgtttcagaaaatacaGACTTACGGAAGGAAGCTTCAGAGAATCATGACATAGTCCAGACAAATTTTAAGGAAAGTTACTTCAATCTTACCAATAAAGTTCTGTCTGGTTTGAAGTGGGTAAAGGATCATTGTCCTGGAACCAAATTCATTATGAAAAATGATGAGGATTCGTTTGTCCACATTCCATGGTTGGTAGAACGTTTACAGTCAACGGACTGGAACAACAGGATCATCGGTCCATATTTTACCAATGAAACCCATTACACATCAGGGAAGTACGCGGTGAGTGATCAAGCCTATCCCTTCCGTGTATATCCACCTCATGTGAAAGGCAATATCTATATTCTGCCAACCAACACGGCCATGCAGATCCTGGAAGCTGCAGAATACATGCCCTATGTGAACATGGAGGATGTTCATATCACAGGGATTCTTGCAAAGGTTGTTGGGGCAAATCATAAGGGTATACCCAGGAATGAATACAATCCATATGGAAGGCCAGGAGTGTGTGATTTTGCAAAGAGAAAGAAATTCGCTGGGAGAGATGTATCAGCAAATTATGCAAGAGACATATGGGTTAAATTAGAAAATCCTAAATTGTGTAAATAAAAGATATAAGAGAAAGTGTAACTCTGAGCACCAGTGGCACAAGAAGATGTAGAATGTGCCCTCTTCAAAGCTATCGATAATAAGTTATCATTGTCAGCACAGGATAATAGTGAGATCGAGAGCataggttcgctgacttggttgatacaagaTACAAGTTGTAAAGTTCAAGGCTCATGAagtcattcactggattgtctcattcAGATTTGATAGTTCTCACATCGAAGCCGTGAAGATGGGATGTAACTGAAGGCCATgttaaacaagtaaacaaacttGTAAATCGATTCAAGGAATGGTGTCTCTACTTCCAAGCACGTGCTTGTGAACTGATTGTCTACCAATAAGTGTCTTCCAAAGATATGTATCTTGGTTAGGAAATATTTCTGCCAAACATTATCAAGATATTTGTTATAGAAAATCTTGTAATTGTTGTTCCTGTTGTCCCCTTTTGCAGgggcgatggagtagcctaatggttgaaacattcactcgtcatgtcgaagaccaggatttgattccccacatgggtgcaacgtgtgaagcccatttctagtgtcccccgccgtgatattggtggaatattgctaaaagcggtatagAACTCAGCCAGTCTCTTCACTGGGCCACTGTCACTGTTGCCGCCTAAACAGTAACCCAACAAATGTGTTGCCGCCTAAAATTCCCAAGTGAAGTCTGCAGTCTGACTCATCTCCAGGTTGGCATCTGTATTACGGAGAGAGCGACCCCCATAAAAATTACACGTTCTCTGCCCTGTGAATCCATTTGACCTAAAATATATCCTAGTGCAGTGTCAACAGCCGCCACGTCTATAACACACTCACGTCATGTACATTTCAAGTCAGCCTCAGTCAGTAAGGAATGTGATTTCCCACACCAAAAGAGGTTGGACAATGGCGAGCATTGATCCAGAGTTTAACTCCATAACATGCACGCATCACTCAGGTGTTATCTGAAATCTACCCCTAAACCCACCCATGAGTGATCTGGTAGTCACAGAAACACGacaccccccacccctcccATGTCATCTAGTGAGACAACATTTTGATGCCTGTCACTGGGGTGTCAATGTAAATCCTAATGCTTCgttatattcatgacatattttggtTCGTTGTCACACTAAATGTACATAGCGTCAAATTTCCTTTCGACACTCGGTTATGTGCGAGGCTGCTCCTTAAACTGGCAGTCAAGGAGACTAGATACAGGCAGTGGAATTAATATTACGGTTATGTTTAGTTCACAGTTGGGGAGATAAATCATTGATGTCGTGGTCATTATGGAGGGATGggcaagtggttaaagtattaGCAAATTACACTGAAAAACTGGGTTCAAATCTGGATACTTACTTGTTTCAAGTCACACAAAGGTATTATGTCTGTGCTAATATGTGTACCAGCATGACAatagcataaaacccaactcactcactcaccaaactaAGTCATTTAACTCAAGCAAATATGCATTATGTCAATCGCATGTAACGGAGAAGCTGTTTTCCACTCCATTACATGTGATTGACATAATGCATATTTCTAGAACCTACATAATACATAAAGTAGTAATGGTCTTGTTTGGTCAGGGGATGCTAGGATAGGTGCAGTTGTTAGAGCTTGTTTCAGCTTTTCAAATGCCTGCTGACAATGGCTGGACCATTCAAATGACTCTTCTTTTTCCAGAAGATTAAACAGTGGGGAAGCAATACCAGAAAAGTTGGCTACAAATATGCGATAATATGATGCCAATCCTAGGAAATGTTGGACGTCATGAACATTTTTAGGAGGTGGGATTTGTATGACTGAgtctatttttgaaaatatgtcctAAATAGGTGACTTATTTGCTGGTGAATTTGCACTTGTTTGGCTTTAGGGTGAGACCTGCATCTTTGATCTTTTGAAATACTGCCCTGAAGTGACTCACATGTTCCGAATAGGTTTAGGAAAATATGATGATGTCGTCAACATATATTAATATGTAACGCCAATAAATTTCTTTTAGTGCTTCTGAGACTGTTTGCTGAAAAATTCATTGGGGCACTTTTGAGAGCAAAAGGCAGGCAATTCCATTCAAAAACGCCATCAGGTGTAATGAATGCTGATTTGTGTTTTGTATCGGGGTGAAGTGGTATTTGCCAAACACCACTAGCACAGTCAAGAACACTAAAAATTTGGCATGGCTATCACCTGCAGCATTAACAACATGTTCGAAACGTGGTAGAGAGAAACATATGGGCTTGGTGGTCGTATTCAGGCGTCTATAATCTACGACAAAACGATTAGAAGAGCCATGTTTCTTAACCATGACAACATGGGATTGCCACTCTGAAGAACTAGGTTGAATGATATTAACTTCTCTTGTGCTTGTCCAGAGCATTCTGTCCAAATGGCtgcattttgtctgtaaaaGGGGAGTCTAATGGGTCTGGCATCAcctattttttctattttttatgaTGTAAGTGAGTGTGTCCTAAGTCCGGCCAGTCTGTGGCAAAAACTGACCTGTGTGATTGTAAATGTTGTCGTTGTTCTTGTGTGAGATCAGCTGAGATCAGCATCGCTGAGATTGAAATCAATGTCTTGTGAATGTGATGTGTTGCTACTTGTAGAAGAAGAAGTGTCAGAATCAGTAGTGTCAGGGTTCAAGGACAGATGTAGGGTCAATCTCTGAGGCAACAGCAATGACAGTttagtgtgacatgactgtcaccTGTATTAGGTAATCTCATGCAAACTGACGTAGGATTGTTTGTAATGAGACATTTGGCACCTTGGAGTTGCATGTCATTTAGTGTTGGAATGGGTTCCAGGAGAAAAACTTGACCTTGTTGACAATGAGAAATTTTGATTGGAATGTCAGCTTGAGAGTGTGGAGGAATAACAACAGATTTGGATGGTCTTACATAACCTCCATTGATTCATGCCAAAGAGACAGACACAAGACCTTCATGTATGTGTAAGCACTTTGAGGGTTGGTCTATGGTAACTTGGTTGGACTCAAGGAAATCAATGCCAAAGATGAAAGAGTGATGTAGGTTATGGAAGACGTGAAAGGTTTCAGAAAGATAGATGTGACCTATGTTGATGTCAAGAGAAATAGAACCTAGAAcagaatgtttttcacctcctaCACCAATGATTTCAGTAAAGTGAGATGGACCTAAATGAAAGGGTTTGATACCTATCTTGTCTAAGTAGTTCATACTGACACAGCTAACTGAAGCACATGTGTCAACAAGGGCTATGGTTCTTACTTGTCTCACCTTAACACGAACAGTGTTATTTGTCAAAGGTGCCACAAGTGAAACAAAATCTGTCTCTTGCCTGACCCAAGAGTGCTGAGGATCAGGTGCGAGTCCCCATTGTGACAGCCTACCCTGAGTATAATACGCACGCAAACAAACTTTATCATGGTGACCTGTTAAACCACAGTGACTACATATTGTGTTTCTGTGAGGGTAATTGTGAGGAAACCGAAAACACTCACCACATACGGGACATTTGCCTCGAAGATGCTGTGGCATTGACTGTCGCCTTTTGCTGGAGCTTGGCTGGTAAGGGAAGGGTTACTGCTGCGCTGGGCTGTATGGCTGAGGATGGAGAGCTGAGGCTGGATACTGCTGTGTGGGTGGTGCTGGGTGGTTTGGCTGCAGTCGTGGCTGGTACTGCTGTGGGGATGACTGGTACTGCTGACCAGTTGAAGGTGTGGGTGACTGTACAGCACAGGCCTTGTTTGTTGTGATCAGAGTGGCCACCAAGTTCGTTAACTGTTCCACTTGTTGGACCAAACTAACCTCTGCTGTGCTTGGGGCCTGCGACCGTACGGCCAGCTGTGCCTGGTGGTGAACCTCATCCAGGGTTGTGGGCTTCTTTGTGTAGACCCACTGCTTAATCTGTGGGAGTAGCCCATTGATTGCAATAGCTACTATCACAGATTGAGGCAAGGTGGTATGTAACGTCAAATCTTCAACCTTTTCATGCTCCTTCTGCGACATGTGGAGAAGACCCATGTCAAAGGCCGAGGAGCGCTGGAACCGTTGATGGAAGGCTGACTTCAACAATTGCATATCCAGTTGTGTGGTTTCAGGTAGGTCTTGAAACCACACCTTCGCCGCCCCATCCAGGTAGAAGGGCAGAATTCTACAGGATCTGTGTGGAGGATGTTGAAGTTGGCAAAATCTGCCCACCAACTTTCAGCATCCTGCTGTCCATTGTACTTTGGGAGGTGTACTTGAGCcattgatgtttgatgttgcTGGGTGTTGTCAGACGAGCTGGCAGTGGACTGTGATTTGATGTCTGACCTCATCTTATTGAGTTGATAAAGGTGGTGATGGTGTCGTCAGGCGTAGTGTTGTGTCAAATTGTGGAGGTGATGTTGCGAGAGGGGACTCTGGTGTGTGGTATCCTTGCAGTCTCCTCGAGGAATGAACGTCTCCACCAGTTAAGACAGCTCGCTTGTGCCGGTTAGGGCAACCTTTAACTTTACTAGGCTAAAGGGGCTGTCAAGCCTTGATTTGGGGAATTAGCTATCGGGAGCGaaccttgaaacaagaaaggagaGAGCTGTGAGTTTCCTGGGTTTATTCAAGCAAGTGTGTCTGAGATGGAAGAACCCAGGATTTTATAACCCGCAGCTCTACCGGTTTGTCGTTATCAAGTTTCTCTGATGTTCGAGTTTCCTATATGCGTTATCTACCCTATGCTGACAAGGTTTACTATACAAGGTAGGTGGTAAGGAGATGATTACCTAACAAAACTTGATTTTCTTTATAGTATAGCCATGGCCAGCTTGTGTCAGCTGCTACTCCAAATATTTGTCTGTGCGTGGTCATGGCATATACGACAAGACAAAGAGGATGGTACGATGGTAAAGTTGATTTTCGATTACGACCTAGTTGGTGGTATACATGCTCCTGCTGAGATGGGCCTACTTAGCTGCACTTGACTATGGGATGTAGCCGAGAAGAAAGGCCAGTGCTGACACAGCTCACTAATTTCATCTGTGATtaattatgattac
It encodes:
- the LOC137261258 gene encoding beta-1,3-galactosyltransferase 5-like, which produces MFPRLATKMMKAYFLVVMGISVAALLVAFKYSKIFTPRDRVYNDKTRPISDNDTEHSNTHLPTIWTQTVTPSGISVTTDHNRKQSNNTQSISPNPKTKLKVQTWNHPNDNPSFFKRREHKVTPLDFKFIVASDVCSHGQTDLIILVLSVTTHRDWRNSIRKTWGSFTHNNTWAGTSLSFVVRLVFLFGETGNVSENTDLRKEASENHDIVQTNFKESYFNLTNKVLSGLKWVKDHCPGTKFIMKNDEDSFVHIPWLVERLQSTDWNNRIIGPYFTNETHYTSGKYAVSDQAYPFRVYPPHVKGNIYILPTNTAMQILEAAEYMPYVNMEDVHITGILAKVVGANHKGIPRNEYNPYGRPGVCDFAKRKKFAGRDVSANYARDIWVKLENPKLCK